One part of the Procambarus clarkii isolate CNS0578487 chromosome 41, FALCON_Pclarkii_2.0, whole genome shotgun sequence genome encodes these proteins:
- the LOC123758518 gene encoding putative ammonium transporter 1: MDAGHNISLLMSGENPTPMSRELSILQKDLDTLFLIVFGILIFILQTGFAFLEAGSVRSKNTTNILLKNMLDVFIGGIAYWLVGFPLAFGGGNSFSGTAYWASYGLLDEHLAFWFFQFVIATTASTIISGSMAERCAFNAYLIYTTVLSAVVYPVVSHWTWSDVGWLKTQHYQDFGGSGVVHLTGGVAALVGAVIFGPRIGRFGPKGKEIRGHSVPLAALGGFILLFGFLAFNGGSQASISHEGDAVAIAKAVFNTVISASSGGIAVLLVYRSVLCGRESTWSFLMALNGSLAGMVSISAGCNVVRPWSACVIGTVGGSVFLAIHTLLPKLNVDDPLDAVAVHMGGGLWGLVAVALFQDGGIVYGGSAEVLAWNIVGALAIVAWSGGLCLLMFGSLRLLGVLRVPPEMEIADLPPNMSAPEEFGLTNSQDPAPVPGHLVYWSRAGPVPSHLSPVVSLNNHEANHLNSNNSVSEAGFTVRLGDHDLRVLVEPRDQRGQDPQCYTNEAFDETTKL, translated from the exons ATGGATGCCGGACACAATATTAGTTTACTAATGTCTGGCGAGAACCCGACGCCAATGTCCCGAGAACTGTCCATCCTGCAGAAGGACCTGGACACCCTCTTCCTCATTGTGTTCGGCATCCTCATATTCA TCTTGCAGACCGGGTTCGCATTCCTTGAGGCAGGCTCCGTAAGGTCcaagaacaccaccaacatcctTCTCAAGAACATGCTCGATGTCT TCATTGGTGGCATAGCGTACTGGCTGGTGGGGTTCCCGCTGGCGTTTGGAGGCGGGAACAGCTTCTCTGGTACAGCATACTGGGCGTCGTACGGGCTGTTGGACGAGCACCTGGCCTTCTGGTTCTTCCAGTTCGTCAtcgccaccacagcctccaccatcATCTCGGGGTCGATGGCTGAGCGGTGTGCCTTCAATGCTTATCTCATCTACACGACCGTGCTGTCAG CTGTGGTGTACCCTGTGGTgtcacactggacctggtcagacGTTGGCTGGCTCAAGACTCAACACTACCAGGACTTCGGTGGCTCCGGCGTCGTCCACCTCACAGGGGGCGTGGCAGCTCTTGTTGGGGCTGTAATTTTTGGGCCCAGAATTGGTCGCTTCGGACCCAAGGGCAAGGAGATACGTGGACACTCTGTGCCG CTGGCAGCTCTGGGAGGCTTCATCCTGCTCTTCGGGTTCCTGGCCTTCAACGGAGGGTCCCAAGCGTCCATCAGCCACGAGGGTGATGCTGTAGCCATTGCCAAGGCTGTCTTTAACACTGTGATTTCGGCGTCTTCAGGAGGCATCGCTGTGCTCTTGGTGTACCGTTCTGTGCTGTGTGGGAGGGAGTCCACCTGGTCCTTCCTAATGGCTCTTAATGGTTCTCTCGCTGGCATG GTGTCAATCAGTGCCGGGTGCAACGTTGTGCGGCCGTGGAGTGCCTGTGTCATTGGTACAGTGGGTGGATCAGTGTTCCTCGCCATCCACACCCTTCTGCCCAAGTTGAATG TTGACGACCCACTTGATGCTGTGGCTGTGCACATgggaggtgggttgtgggggctggttgCTGTGGCCCTCTTCCAGGATGGTGGCATTGTGTACGGGGGCAGCGCGGAGGTCCTCGCCTGGAACATAGTGGGGGCGCTGGCCATAGTGGCCTGGTCTGGTGGTCTTTGTTTGCTTATGTTTGGTTCCCTCAGGCTACTCGGCGTCTTGAGGGTGCCTCCAGAAATGGAAATTGCAG ATCTTCCACCCAACATGTCTGCCCCGGAAGAATTTGGCTTGACTAATTCCCAGGACCCAGCTCCAGTCCCTGGGCATCTTGTATACTGGAGTCGTGCAGGACCAGTCCCATCCCACCTCTCACCCGTCGTGTCCCTCAACAACCACGAAGCTAACCACTTGAACTCCAACAATAGTGTCTCTGAAGCTGGCTTCACAGTCCGACTGGGAGACCATGATCTGCGAGTCCTCGTTGAACCCAGAGATCAACGTGGTCAAGATCCTCAGTGTTACACCAATGAGGCTTTTGACGAAACCACAAAGCTTTAA
- the LOC123753722 gene encoding putative ammonium transporter 1 — translation MDAGHNISLLMSGENPTPMSRELDILQKDLDTLFLIVFGILIFILQTGFAFLEAGSVRSKNTTNILLKNMLDVFIGGIAYWLVGFPLAFGGGNSFSGTAYWASYGLSDEHLAFWFFQFVIATTASTIISGSMAERCAFNAYLIYTTVLSAVVYPVVSHWTWSDVGWLKTQHYQDFGGSGVVHLTGGVAALVGAVILGPRIGRFGPKGKEIRGHSVPLAALGGFILLFGFLAFNGGSQASISHEGDAVAIAKAVFNTVISASSGGIAVLLVYRSVLCGRESTWSFLMALNGSLAGMVSISAGCNVVRPWSACVIGTVGGSVFLAIHTLLPKLKVDDPLDAVAVHMGGGLWGLVAVALFQDGGIVYGGSAEVLAWNIVGALAIVAWSGGLCLLMFGSLRLLGLLRVPPEMEIAGMDILKHGEPAYPADAWLESQYDGSVNTQENKRNSNLPPNMSAPEEFGLTNSQGPAPVPGHLVYWSRAGPVPSHLSPVVSLNNHEANHLNSNNSVSEAGFTVRLGDHDLRVLVEPRDQRVQDAHCYTNEAFDETTKL, via the exons ATGGATGCCGGACACAATATTAGTTTACTAATGTCTGGCGAGAACCCGACGCCAATGTCCCGGGAACTGGACATCCTGCAGAAGGACCTGGACACCCTCTTCCTCATTGTGTTCGGCATCCTCATATTCA TCTTGCAGACCGGGTTCGCATTCCTTGAGGCAGGCTCCGTAAGGTCcaagaacaccaccaacatcctTCTCAAGAACATGCTCGATGTCT TCATTGGTGGCATAGCGTACTGGCTGGTGGGGTTCCCGCTGGCGTTTGGAGGCGGGAACAGCTTCTCTGGTACAGCGTACTGGGCGTCGTACGGGCTGTCGGACGAGCACCTGGCCTTCTGGTTCTTCCAGTTCGTCAtcgccaccacagcctccaccatcATCTCGGGGTCGATGGCTGAGCGGTGTGCCTTCAATGCTTATCTCATCTACACGACCGTGCTGTCAG CTGTGGTGTACCCGGTGGTgtcacactggacctggtcagacGTTGGCTGGCTCAAGACTCAACACTACCAGGACTTCGGTGGCTCTGGCGTCGTCCACCTCACAGGGGGCGTGGCAGCTCTTGTTGGGGCTGTAATTCTTGGGCCCAGAATTGGTCGCTTCGGACCCAAGGGCAAGGAGATACGTGGACACTCTGTGCCG CTGGCAGCTCTGGGAGGCTTCATCCTGCTCTTCGGGTTCCTGGCCTTCAACGGAGGGTCCCAAGCGTCCATCAGCCACGAGGGTGATGCTGTAGCCATTGCCAAGGCTGTCTTTAACACTGTGATCTCGGCGTCTTCAGGAGGCATCGCTGTGCTCTTGGTGTACCGTTCTGTGCTGTGTGGGAGGGAGTCCACCTGGTCCTTCCTAATGGCTCTTAATGGTTCTCTCGCTGGCATG GTGTCAATCAGTGCCGGGTGCAACGTTGTGCGGCCGTGGAGTGCCTGTGTCATTGGCACAGTGGGTGGATCAGTGTTCCTCGCCATCCACACCCTTCTGCCCAAGTTGAAGG TTGACGACCCACTTGATGCTGTGGCTGTGCACATgggaggtgggttgtgggggctggttgCTGTGGCCCTCTTCCAGGATGGTGGCATTGTGTACGGGGGCAGCGCGGAGGTCCTCGCCTGGAACATAGTGGGGGCGCTGGCCATAGTGGCCTGGTCTGGTGGTCTTTGTTTGCTTATGTTTGGTTCCCTCAGACTGCTCGGCCTCTTGAGGGTGCCTCCTGAAATGGAAATTGCAG GAATGGACATCTTGAAGCACGGGGAGCCAGCCTACCCAGCTGACGCTTGGCTGGAGAGCCAGTACGATGGATCCGTAAACACTCAGGAGAACAAGAGGAATTCAA ATCTTCCACCCAACATGTCTGCCCCGGAAGAATTTGGCTTGACTAATTCCCAGGGCCCAGCTCCAGTCCCTGGACATCTTGTATACTGGAGTCGTGCAGGACCAGTCCCATCCCACCTCTCACCCGTCGTGTCCCTCAACAACCACGAAGCTAACCACTTGAACTCCAACAATAGTGTCTCTGAAGCTGGCTTCACAGTCCGACTGGGAGACCATGATCTGCGAGTCCTCGTTGAACCCAGAGATCAACGTGTTCAAGATGCTCATTGTTACACCAATGAGGCTTTTGACGAAACCACAAAGCTTTAA